Proteins encoded within one genomic window of Synechococcus sp. PCC 7335:
- a CDS encoding chlorophyll a/b-binding protein gives MAGPSLDTPDSTDSLASPEQPQPGFGWTQYAEQINGRFAMVGFVALLLLELFTGQDFFTWIGLH, from the coding sequence ATGGCAGGACCTTCTCTAGACACACCGGATTCCACAGACTCATTGGCATCGCCTGAACAACCACAACCTGGCTTTGGCTGGACTCAATATGCAGAACAAATCAATGGTCGATTCGCTATGGTTGGATTTGTCGCACTACTGCTGTTAGAGCTGTTCACAGGACAAGACTTCTTCACTTGGATAGGGTTGCATTGA
- a CDS encoding phycobilisome linker polypeptide — MRMFRVTACVPSQTRIRTQRELQNTYFTKLVPYDNWFKEQQRIQKMGGTIVKVELATGRRGANTGLA, encoded by the coding sequence ATGCGAATGTTTCGAGTCACTGCCTGCGTCCCTAGTCAAACCAGGATTCGAACTCAGCGCGAGCTCCAGAATACTTATTTTACCAAGTTAGTTCCCTATGATAACTGGTTCAAAGAGCAGCAGAGAATCCAAAAAATGGGTGGGACTATCGTGAAAGTAGAACTTGCTACTGGTCGGCGCGGTGCGAATACTGGTCTAGCATAG